The DNA window TTTTTTCCAGAACATAGAAATCTGCTTTAGGCATCTTTGAAATGATCGAGGAAATCTTTTaaaagaaggcaaaataaaggAGCAGAAATAATTCATTACATTTTATGTTTGGTCCCCTCTCTGTCccacttctattttaaaatattataattagttATACTATATCACTATTGACAattttgaaataactgaaaaagCCATTTTATGAGCAGTCTGGTTCTGGTCATGGTTGTGTCACAAACAACAGCTAAGCTATTTAGTCCTCCTAAGTACCAGTTTCTTGATCTGTACAATGGACTTCATAATTTCTAAAATCTGTACTGGCTTTAAGATTAGACAACTTAAAACTGTTTTATTAACCTTCAAACATTTTCTGGGATAGAGCATAGGGTTAGAATAACTAGCAAGAATCAATCACGTCTGCAACTGACTAATCACATCAGATGCTTGACTGAACCACAGATTTCATATGTATAATCAAGGTGATAATTCCTGCCCATTTCACAAGGTTTTGAAAACTCAAATGACACAATGTGAtggcattttgaaaaataagctttATAAATAAAAGACAGTGATAATGTTCTATAACATTTAGAATGAAATACCATTGATTTTCTCAGTATCTGCCTTTAAAAGCATAAGGCATTTCTTGAACTAACTAAgggttgaatttttaaaaatcaaaggtgATGGAAAACATAATAGGAACAAGTGAGTAACAAGTACCAGaagaaaacccatctttactattTTATTACATTCCTTTTGGGACCAGAAGATTACACTCTAGCAGGTAGGAATCTGGAGGTGCAACTGCCTTACCTCTTCTAAGTAGACTGATGATGAGTATGATGTTCCCTTCATTAAACTCCAACGGTCACTTTGCTGCCAGTCCAGCACTGTCAATTTACGATCGAGGTGAGCCCAGGCAATTCTTCGAGTACCAAAAACAATAGATATGATACTATTAACTgcctaaaagaaaaaactggtttAATTAGAagtgtaaacatttttttttttttttctttttttgagatggagtctcactcttgcccaggctggagtgcagtggtgtgatcttggctcactgcaagctccgcctcctaggttcatgccattctcctgcctcagcctcccgagtagctgggactacaggcacccgccaccatgcccggctgattttatatatatatatttttagtagagacgaggtttcaccgtgttagctaggatggtctcgatctcctggcctcatgatccacctgcctcgcttcccaaagtgctagaattacaggcatgggccactgtgcctggccagaagtgtaaacattttacaaatgcaaACATAATCTACAAATTCAGAATGCCTAACTAGTTTATGTAACATCAACTTATAGTTTATGAACTGAgaattatcaaagaaatgcaggagtaattattattattttgagatggagactcactctatcacccaggctggagtgcagtggcacaatcggctcaccgcaacatccacctcccagattcaagcaatcctcccgcctcagcctcctgagtagctgggattacaggcacctgccaccacacccagctaatttttgtatgtttagtagagacggggtttcaccatgttggccaggctggtcttgaactcctgatctcaagtgatccatccgcctctgcctcccaaagtgctgggattatgggcgtgagccactgaggaGTAATTATTATTAAAAGGTAACGAACAGCAGTTTATAGATAAAGAACCTATACTCATCTCAACATCTAGCCCAAAGTAGGCATTCAAACTCAAGTGTAGCCAGGGTCTGCACTAGATACTAGGAAACAAATATAACTGTACATTATAAGAAATGCCACCATAAAACTATTGTAGAGAGAAGTGATCAGGGAAGGTTTGCTGGAGAACGAGGAGAATGAGATGGTGCACGGGAAGTTATTTCACCCAGATGTTGGGAAAGACAGGCTGTTTGACATCTCAAACTCTGGCAGTACAATAAAGACTGAATAGGAAAAGGGCAGAGGACTAGGCAGGTGTCTGTAAACGTAAGTAACCTGCTTTATCCTGAGTGCTACAGGGGCCACTAAAAAAACAGAATGTTAAGGAATAACATAAGatttacatttcagaaaaatCACTCATGGTGTAAAAGATGGGCTGGAGGGAACTAAAGGTAGGGATCTGTGTTAGGTACCTGTTATAACATGAGAAAGTATTAAGAATTGAAGACAatgacagaaggaaaagaaacagatagTGGGAACAGAATTAATACATAGGTTTAATGAGGAGTCTAAGAATTCCAGTTTTATATCAGTGACTGAATGGCATCATTAATGATGAAGATGACCCTAGGGAAGGTGGgaagaaattttgttttggtttgtttttaatgtattaagTTTGGGTTGCCTATAGGGCCTCTACAGGGAGATATATAAGTAATTGAATATTTAGATTTTGCTTCCTATCAAGTATGGGCTGACAATGAAGTACAATGCTATCACCTTTCCCCAACATGGCTCACTTAGTTGTATTAACAAACTAATATGTTCTATAGATACAGAGGCAAATAAACAGGAACAATTAGTTCTATTCCCATCCCCCTTTCATTGCTAAGAACTGGATAAATGTCTTAAAGACAAAATAGTATAGATGCCCAAAATACAGACCTCCTATTGGTTCTTTTCTTTAGCTCAGTGACTCTCAAGCTTTAGTGTGCATAAGCATTACTAAACCAGACTACACACAATACTTTGTGGGCAATCGATTTTCTCTTAAAGGATTTTACTGCATGACTTATGTCTCCATAAAAACTGACTTTAGAATCCAGCCCCCTAAATAAGATGCAACTGCACTATAATCTGGGTATAAATAGTTTTGGCCATGAATTTGGATGAGAATCCTCCCTGAAAAGTTTGGTTGAAATATGTTCCAGGTCAATTGCAGCAGTTCTACCTGGAGTCCATGAGCGGACTTAACAGAATCTGCCAGTCCTCTGAAACTGCAGTATTCTGTGTATATGTGCTATATCTTTTTCTACAGGAAAAGGGTCCACAGCTTTCATCAGGTTTTCAAAAGTACCCATATTCCTCAAAAACCTGGGAGCCACTGGTCTAGAAAAAAATGGTGCTTATGATTTTTATGAGATAATGATTATCAAGCAATGTTAGACAGGACATGAGTTCCTCTAAAGTTTAATATTTGAATGCTgtgtccaggcgcagtggctcacacctgtaatcccagcactttgggagcccgaggtgggtgaatcacgaggtcaacagatcgagaccatcctggccaacatggtgaaaccctgtctctactaaaaatacaaaaattagctgggtgtgggggcgtgtgcctgtagtcccagctactaaggaggctgaggcaggagaatcgcttgtccctgggaggtggaggttgtcgtgagccaagatcgtgacactgtactctagcctggtgacagtgcaagactccgtctcaaaaaaaaaaaaaaaaaaaaaaaaaaggctgtgtcAAATATTTGtagtacttatttttttaagataatggAAAAAGAAGTGCTTTTAGAATGGCCATAACCCATCTTTGCTCCTTAATTTCTCATTAATCCCAACATCACCCTTAGACACAGCCTAGTATCTCCAATGACACTCCTCTTAAATAAGCCTTGCCTAGACCTGCTTCTCAACACTAACTGTTCTTTCTACCTAGAATCCCCTCCTCTCCCAGCCAAAGGATCTCTCCTTTAAGATCCAAATTGAGTTTTTCCAGTAAACTTTCCACAACAGTCACAGCCCATTGTTTTCTCTCCTCTCGACTGCCAATTTACTATCTGTACATCTCATTATTTGGTAGTGACCATATACTTGCCAACTAAACCTGAAGATCCTTGTCTTAGCCACTTCCCAACCCAATGCCCAGAAGACTGCTTTCCAGAGTAGGTTCTCAAATATTAGGCGGTATAGCAGACATGAAGAATATACCTTAAGTCTTTCTCTTTCTATGTCTGGTTTGAGGATCCTTCTCAGGAACCGGTTTTCCggtaactttcttttttcccttccagtCTTTGGACAAAGTATGGAGTTACAAACTTGAACTGTACTTTTATACTTAAACAAGGGCACATTCATTAAACTCTCTAAATTCTGAAATGGCCCAGAGTTTTCTCTGTGCTTTACGATATTGATGGACCTTCTTCCACGAAGCAATCTGAAAGCTTCAAGTTCTTTAGTAGATGCTGTATTCAACACATGCAAGATGGAAGCCTGCTGTTCTGAAGAGAAGAGCTTGTCAAGTGCATTTTCAGGCTCCTTTGCATTTTCATCACAAAAAGTAACATTGGGAGTAATTTTCTTAGGTGTAGTGGATTTTTCCCGACAGCAGGAATTATGTAAGACCCGGAACAGGGATGACCTCGACGGGGCCAGAAAGCATCTCCACCTCTCTAAAAGGAAAATGTAGCAAAATGTAAGTTGGATGTCCTACTTTCTTTAGTGTTAGTTGCAAGCTTGACTAGACCCTTTGCAAAGTCACAAATACTTTCCCAGAATTTAAGAACTAGTAGAGGACAATATTAAATTGTCCTGGAGAATCATCTTTAAAAGAGGATtagtttttaaactatattacatAGAGTTTTAAATACAGCTTTTGTTGTTTTCAAGTCACGAGAGATGTCTTCCGATTTTTATGGATCAGTCCAAAGTTTTACTATCTAGAAAACTGTATTTTACACCCATTAGGAAGAAGGTAGTTGAAATAATTATTCCAACTGCTTAAcgtttttgacatttttaatttAGAGGAATCTTTTTGTAACTAATATTTCCTGTTAAGGTTTGtcttaggccgggcgtggtggctcacgactataaccccagcactttgggaggccgaggtgggaggatcacctgaggttgggagttcgagaccagcctgaccaacatggagaaaccctg is part of the Chlorocebus sabaeus isolate Y175 chromosome 16, mChlSab1.0.hap1, whole genome shotgun sequence genome and encodes:
- the TEFM gene encoding transcription elongation factor, mitochondrial codes for the protein MSGPTIFMAGERWRCFLAPSRSSLFRVLHNSCCREKSTTPKKITPNVTFCDENAKEPENALDKLFSSEQQASILHVLNTASTKELEAFRLLRGRRSINIVKHRENSGPFQNLESLMNVPLFKYKSTVQVCNSILCPKTGREKRKLPENRFLRRILKPDIERERLKAVNSIISIVFGTRRIAWAHLDRKLTVLDWQQSDRWSLMKGTSYSSSVYLEEISSIISKMPKADFYVLEKTGLSIQNSSLFPILLHFHIMEAMLYALLNKTFAQDGQHQVLSMNRNAVGKHFELMIRDSRTSGKELVKQFLFDSVLKANPRVFFPSDKIVRYRHMFLSTELQRVEELYDSLLQAVAFYELAVFDSEP